One Deinococcus sp. Leaf326 DNA window includes the following coding sequences:
- a CDS encoding Rha family transcriptional regulator translates to MTSIAIEAFHGEARIDSRDLAAVMNNHHKNVLSLLDDYVNDFQTIGAIAFETRPAPGGGKPIRIAFLNEEQCYFLLTLVRNSDTTVPMKRQLVQAFAEFKRRALPPAATFQGAVGMDFLQRFAGNTILAIREQATLTKEEVKTELRQEIADALGSRPIQGSQPQEIHRRVHELAHLMGGKRTHYAEAWRRLKDRFGIAAYRDLLTHQYDDATHFLDKQIDSYRDTEPLLEGDP, encoded by the coding sequence ATGACCAGCATCGCCATCGAGGCCTTCCACGGGGAGGCCCGCATCGACAGCCGAGACCTCGCGGCCGTCATGAACAATCACCACAAAAACGTCCTCAGCCTGCTCGACGATTACGTGAACGATTTCCAGACCATCGGAGCAATCGCGTTTGAAACGCGACCGGCCCCCGGTGGCGGCAAGCCCATCCGAATCGCCTTCCTCAACGAGGAGCAGTGCTACTTCCTGCTCACCCTCGTCCGCAACAGCGACACCACCGTCCCCATGAAGCGCCAGCTCGTCCAAGCATTCGCCGAGTTCAAGCGCCGCGCCCTTCCCCCAGCCGCCACCTTCCAGGGGGCCGTGGGCATGGACTTCCTCCAGCGGTTCGCCGGGAACACCATCCTGGCCATCCGGGAGCAGGCCACCCTCACCAAAGAGGAGGTCAAGACCGAGCTGCGCCAGGAGATTGCCGATGCCCTCGGCAGCCGCCCTATTCAGGGCAGTCAGCCTCAGGAGATCCATCGCCGTGTCCACGAACTCGCCCACCTCATGGGAGGCAAGCGCACGCACTACGCCGAGGCCTGGAGACGACTGAAGGACCGCTTCGGCATCGCCGCCTACCGCGACCTCCTCACCCATCAGTACGACGACGCCACCCACTTTCTCGACAAGCAGATCGACTCCTACCGGGACACCGAACCGCTGCTGGAGGGAGACCCATGA
- the xerC gene encoding tyrosine recombinase XerC: MTLELMASNLTLQARADRLAALEPEALRREGLRAARDAEFEGLWALTEAYLVTRSGRGARVSKNTLESYRIGLQTFLTWAGPAGVSLTRPGPNMGFRYARHLEASGLAPSSVQTRLAAARALYAALRWSAAVDAAPFTDVKAARDPVPKWEKRKPYADEDVVTLLMHAGRQEAVIVALGAHCGLRATEMTTLLRKDIHLDAPEPYLIVTGKGQRRQAVPLSRTAQAVLRSWLTNTPHYGPHVLTLRTRQGVEKAMQRTCEEAGVQYEGREVHGLRHTAGTRIYTEQKDLLAVRDHLRHADITSSEVYVNYSRAGRKKPTSEW, from the coding sequence ATGACCTTGGAGCTGATGGCCAGCAACCTCACTCTCCAGGCTCGCGCCGACCGCCTCGCCGCCCTGGAACCCGAAGCCCTGCGCCGCGAAGGCCTCCGCGCCGCCCGCGACGCCGAGTTCGAAGGGCTGTGGGCCCTCACCGAGGCCTACCTCGTCACCCGCAGTGGCCGAGGCGCCCGCGTCAGCAAGAACACCCTGGAGAGCTACCGCATCGGCCTCCAGACCTTCCTCACCTGGGCCGGACCGGCCGGAGTGAGCCTGACCCGCCCCGGCCCCAACATGGGCTTCCGCTACGCCCGGCACTTGGAAGCCAGCGGCCTGGCCCCCAGCAGCGTCCAGACCCGCCTCGCGGCCGCCCGGGCGCTCTACGCCGCCCTGCGCTGGAGCGCCGCTGTGGACGCTGCCCCCTTCACCGACGTGAAGGCTGCACGCGACCCGGTCCCGAAGTGGGAGAAGCGCAAACCCTACGCTGACGAGGATGTCGTCACCCTGCTGATGCATGCCGGGCGACAGGAGGCGGTCATCGTGGCCTTGGGCGCGCACTGTGGTTTGCGGGCCACAGAGATGACCACGCTACTGCGCAAGGACATCCACCTCGACGCCCCGGAGCCCTACCTGATCGTGACCGGCAAAGGCCAGCGCCGACAGGCCGTCCCGCTCTCCCGCACCGCGCAGGCCGTGCTCCGGAGCTGGTTGACCAACACGCCGCACTACGGTCCGCACGTGCTGACCCTCCGGACCCGTCAGGGCGTCGAGAAGGCCATGCAGCGCACCTGCGAGGAAGCGGGAGTGCAGTACGAGGGCCGCGAGGTCCACGGCCTGCGTCACACGGCGGGAACCCGCATCTACACGGAGCAGAAAGACCTGCTGGCCGTGCGCGACCACTTACGCCATGCGGATATCACCAGCAGCGAGGTCTACGTGAACTACTCCCGAGCGGGCCGTAAAAAACCGACGAGCGAGTGGTAA
- a CDS encoding DUF6283 family protein produces the protein MKRHQMARVEGVTPAGEHHQVLHLRGGGEGYQKRPCAQCPWRVDAAGLFPPEAFLASAGTSYDASMEEFACHSSVKIVDAAEGEERSAPRTCAGFILRGSTHNMASRLTQIVRGMYRVTDGGHALHTNYRAMAVANGVPAEHPALVACRDDV, from the coding sequence ATGAAACGGCACCAGATGGCCCGTGTCGAGGGCGTCACGCCTGCCGGTGAGCACCACCAGGTGCTGCACCTGCGCGGGGGGGGCGAGGGCTACCAGAAACGTCCCTGCGCCCAGTGCCCGTGGCGCGTCGACGCGGCTGGGCTGTTTCCGCCCGAGGCGTTCCTCGCCAGTGCGGGTACCAGCTATGACGCCTCAATGGAGGAATTCGCCTGCCACAGCAGCGTGAAGATCGTGGACGCCGCCGAGGGCGAGGAGCGCAGCGCCCCGCGGACGTGTGCGGGGTTCATCCTGCGCGGTTCGACGCACAACATGGCCTCGCGCCTGACGCAGATCGTCCGCGGGATGTACCGGGTGACGGACGGTGGGCACGCGCTGCACACGAACTACCGCGCGATGGCCGTGGCGAACGGGGTGCCGGCCGAGCATCCAGCCCTCGTGGCCTGCCGGGACGACGTATGA
- a CDS encoding ParB/RepB/Spo0J family partition protein: MTAAAAHDVALALTGWVKGSPDRQASDHWAVGGRALCGTAVPVGAQVISDRGVNPNAGAHLDRWVRACRACQSEVLRLAFNLPFRVGQRVVSRARGMTLRGVVVELFPDHSGQPLLNITRDRSRHPTPEDLEFGLLLTDWYRSPAECALLEDGMTATATKTPHKGSKKAAPSAAPAPAPAQASTKRPATFDLGPLGVGDYVTVRAKGTTLIGALLRHGDEAGTWHVLTRDGEGIVETSSLEGRDDYPPAVPLRVGDRVLIPISQRRHERYEVLQEVALNDAVPLRNLGDGEDHPGILASGVRVLTRTQIEDLYADLHLTKFLPAAAAPAVVESVDKKARKGGKKGAASAAVANADVQASEAVAWQPGQFVTVRVAELGAVCSGVVLAASGAGWWVRYRHPDGLTTLAGVAFDEDMTELHAWYAPRVGALVGTQEASPRRGVITTVGEGHQTTVKLRDGSELTLDAHAEDLQTYGYQDVDVACRMLGLSVPEEASAPAEAPELSKRTFEIPPFEAPTLGLQAIPWNKILPSTLNPRKKFDPAALRELAISIHAKGLQQNLVARPHPERHGMYELAAGERRYRAIALLTAGLAGEGDVWLEVPQDFPVNVLVQDLDDLALLEVATSENVHRNDFSPLEEADAYAALMDHGATVDGLHDRFGLGKRTIRRRVQIARHLIPALRELYESKKLALNQAEVLALATPSVQAGLLKSHLRYSAQTSPADLRKLISERVFLVSRAQFPRAWYKGKTVSADLFGELAEHFADFDEALGCQVRHAVALARKDVEKGALCAEVREGPELQLYKYIDSPDGGPVYWVNSTTGDLKRYENKRLRTGYEPSEYYFERAKAVSPHETPAPALAPASAPSTPASTPEAPKKYEAVSPAQATVPTRDYPTYPDPYLVSRWGTDQALLQAAATPQFLHALVILDALDDGWSFPIPARAACRVLAEASGGALVLNAQEDLALPEDPSDMDVPEIQAQLRAALQALEAAPADALATVFTFRVIEGLRPSLNEETRDLLVERQPFVLTESYLKACNHEALLEMWTSAGLPEEPNAGDEYFRAMLLEEAPALAARGWLPLPLVRDAAARSAYEIPFDGLYEAAGNLIDKLTLPQLVTVIASMDADEAREASPEAARHALHDVLGQMETDHIRTWTALWQFHTPEVA; this comes from the coding sequence GTGACGGCTGCCGCTGCCCACGACGTCGCCCTGGCGCTGACCGGGTGGGTCAAGGGCAGCCCCGATCGGCAGGCCTCGGATCACTGGGCGGTCGGCGGCCGGGCACTGTGTGGCACGGCCGTGCCGGTCGGCGCCCAGGTGATTTCCGACCGTGGGGTGAACCCGAACGCCGGCGCCCACCTGGACCGATGGGTTCGGGCCTGCCGGGCCTGTCAATCCGAGGTGCTGCGCCTGGCCTTCAATCTGCCGTTCCGCGTCGGCCAGCGCGTGGTGAGCCGAGCACGCGGCATGACCCTGCGCGGCGTAGTCGTCGAGCTTTTTCCCGATCACAGCGGGCAGCCCCTGCTCAACATCACCCGTGACCGGTCCCGACACCCCACTCCGGAGGACCTGGAGTTCGGCCTGCTTCTCACCGACTGGTACCGCAGCCCCGCCGAGTGCGCGCTGCTGGAGGATGGTATGACCGCAACTGCAACGAAGACGCCCCACAAGGGCAGCAAGAAAGCCGCGCCCAGCGCCGCGCCCGCACCGGCCCCCGCGCAGGCCTCCACCAAGCGCCCGGCGACCTTCGACCTCGGGCCGCTCGGGGTAGGCGACTACGTCACCGTGCGCGCCAAGGGCACCACCCTGATCGGCGCCCTCCTGCGCCACGGCGACGAGGCGGGCACGTGGCACGTCCTGACCCGCGACGGCGAGGGGATCGTCGAGACGAGCAGCCTCGAGGGCCGCGACGACTATCCCCCAGCCGTGCCGCTGCGGGTGGGCGACCGGGTGCTGATTCCGATCAGCCAGCGTCGCCACGAGCGCTACGAAGTCTTGCAAGAAGTTGCTCTGAACGATGCGGTGCCGCTGCGCAACCTCGGGGACGGCGAGGATCACCCCGGCATCCTGGCGAGTGGCGTGCGGGTGCTGACGCGGACCCAGATCGAGGACCTATACGCCGATCTGCACCTGACCAAGTTCCTGCCCGCCGCCGCGGCGCCAGCCGTGGTCGAGAGTGTCGATAAGAAGGCCCGGAAGGGCGGTAAGAAAGGCGCGGCCAGCGCAGCCGTGGCAAATGCGGACGTGCAGGCCTCCGAAGCCGTGGCCTGGCAGCCCGGCCAGTTCGTGACGGTCCGGGTGGCGGAGCTGGGCGCGGTGTGCTCCGGCGTGGTGCTCGCGGCGAGCGGGGCAGGCTGGTGGGTGCGCTACCGCCACCCGGACGGCCTGACGACGCTCGCCGGGGTGGCCTTCGACGAGGACATGACCGAGCTGCACGCCTGGTATGCCCCGCGGGTCGGCGCGCTGGTCGGCACGCAGGAGGCTTCCCCGCGCCGGGGCGTGATCACGACGGTGGGCGAGGGGCATCAGACGACCGTGAAGCTCCGGGATGGGTCGGAGCTGACCCTGGACGCCCATGCAGAGGACCTCCAGACCTATGGGTACCAGGACGTGGACGTGGCGTGCCGCATGCTCGGCCTGTCCGTGCCGGAGGAGGCCTCCGCGCCGGCCGAGGCGCCCGAGCTGTCCAAGCGCACCTTCGAGATCCCGCCCTTCGAAGCCCCGACCCTCGGCCTCCAGGCCATTCCCTGGAACAAGATCCTCCCTAGCACCCTCAACCCGAGGAAGAAATTCGACCCGGCCGCGCTGCGCGAACTCGCCATCAGCATCCACGCCAAAGGCCTCCAGCAGAACCTCGTGGCCCGCCCCCACCCCGAGCGCCACGGCATGTACGAACTGGCCGCAGGTGAGCGCCGGTACCGCGCCATCGCCCTGCTCACGGCCGGTCTTGCGGGCGAGGGTGACGTGTGGCTCGAAGTGCCCCAGGATTTCCCGGTCAACGTCCTGGTCCAGGACCTCGACGACCTGGCGCTGCTGGAAGTCGCCACCAGCGAGAACGTGCACCGCAACGACTTCAGTCCTCTGGAGGAGGCCGACGCCTACGCCGCCCTGATGGACCACGGCGCGACCGTGGACGGCCTGCACGACCGCTTCGGCCTGGGCAAGCGCACCATCCGGCGCCGGGTCCAGATCGCGCGCCACCTCATCCCCGCCCTCCGCGAGCTCTACGAGAGCAAGAAGCTCGCCCTCAACCAGGCCGAAGTCCTCGCCCTCGCTACCCCGAGCGTCCAGGCAGGCCTGCTCAAGAGCCACCTCCGCTACAGCGCCCAGACCTCGCCCGCGGACCTGCGCAAACTCATCAGCGAGCGCGTGTTCCTGGTCAGCCGCGCCCAGTTCCCGCGCGCCTGGTACAAGGGCAAGACGGTCAGCGCCGACCTGTTCGGCGAGCTAGCCGAGCACTTCGCGGACTTCGACGAGGCGCTCGGCTGTCAGGTGCGCCACGCCGTGGCCCTCGCCAGGAAGGACGTCGAGAAGGGCGCACTGTGCGCCGAGGTCCGCGAGGGTCCCGAACTCCAGCTCTACAAGTACATCGACAGCCCAGACGGCGGCCCGGTCTACTGGGTCAACAGCACGACCGGCGACCTGAAGCGCTACGAGAACAAGCGACTGCGCACGGGCTACGAGCCGAGCGAGTACTACTTCGAGCGGGCCAAAGCGGTCTCTCCCCACGAGACGCCGGCCCCCGCCCTCGCCCCGGCCAGCGCGCCGTCCACCCCGGCCTCCACTCCGGAGGCCCCCAAGAAGTACGAGGCCGTCTCACCCGCCCAGGCCACGGTGCCGACGCGCGACTACCCCACGTACCCGGACCCCTATCTGGTCAGCCGCTGGGGCACCGATCAGGCCCTGCTCCAGGCGGCCGCCACGCCGCAGTTCCTGCACGCCCTCGTGATCCTGGACGCGCTCGATGACGGCTGGTCGTTCCCGATCCCCGCCCGGGCTGCCTGCCGGGTCCTGGCCGAGGCCTCGGGCGGTGCCCTGGTGCTGAACGCGCAGGAGGATCTCGCTCTGCCGGAGGACCCCTCCGACATGGATGTCCCCGAGATCCAGGCGCAGCTGCGCGCGGCCCTGCAGGCGCTGGAGGCGGCCCCTGCCGACGCGCTGGCGACCGTATTCACCTTCCGCGTGATCGAGGGGCTGCGGCCCAGCCTGAACGAAGAAACCCGCGACCTGCTGGTCGAGCGGCAGCCCTTCGTGCTGACCGAGTCCTACCTGAAGGCCTGCAACCACGAGGCGCTGCTGGAGATGTGGACGTCCGCCGGGCTGCCCGAGGAGCCGAACGCGGGTGACGAGTACTTCCGCGCGATGTTGCTCGAAGAAGCCCCGGCGCTGGCCGCGCGCGGCTGGCTCCCCCTGCCCCTGGTCCGCGACGCGGCGGCCCGCTCGGCCTACGAGATCCCGTTCGATGGGCTGTACGAGGCGGCCGGCAACCTGATCGACAAGCTGACCCTGCCGCAGCTGGTCACGGTCATCGCGTCGATGGACGCCGACGAGGCGCGCGAGGCCTCCCCAGAGGCCGCCCGCCACGCCCTGCACGACGTGCTCGGCCAGATGGAAACCGATCACATCCGCACCTGGACCGCCCTCTGGCAGTTCCACACGCCCGAAGTCGCCTGA
- a CDS encoding DNA cytosine methyltransferase, translated as MHTETPHHPKPARQFRPGRPRQPRTRRPAPPSRETLFSYLLGSDDIAGKKIVDLFAGGGGVSMGIEQALGRSPDVAINHDEEAIAMHQANHPNTRHYRSDVFEVDPHEAVGDNAVALLWLSPDCRHHSPAKGGAPIDQKIRSLAWVGLKWAGKVRPDVIVLENVPAFVTWGRLIARRGIIGANGKKIKQLP; from the coding sequence ATGCATACCGAAACTCCGCACCATCCCAAGCCCGCCCGGCAGTTCCGCCCCGGCCGCCCCCGTCAGCCCCGGACCCGGCGCCCGGCGCCCCCCTCACGCGAGACCCTGTTCAGCTACCTGCTGGGCAGTGACGACATCGCGGGCAAGAAGATTGTCGACCTGTTCGCGGGCGGCGGCGGCGTCAGCATGGGGATCGAGCAGGCGCTCGGGCGCAGCCCCGACGTGGCGATCAACCACGACGAAGAAGCCATCGCCATGCATCAGGCGAACCATCCCAACACGCGGCACTACCGCAGCGACGTTTTTGAAGTGGACCCGCACGAGGCCGTGGGTGACAACGCCGTGGCGCTGCTGTGGCTCTCGCCAGACTGCCGTCACCATTCCCCGGCCAAGGGCGGCGCGCCCATCGACCAGAAGATCCGCTCGCTGGCCTGGGTCGGGCTGAAGTGGGCGGGCAAGGTCCGGCCGGACGTGATCGTGCTGGAGAACGTCCCGGCCTTCGTGACCTGGGGCCGCCTGATCGCCCGGCGCGGCATCATCGGGGCGAACGGCAAGAAGATCAAGCAGCTGCCCTAG